GGCTAATGGAGACGTTTTTTAATGAGGCTTACTATTTATTGAAATATTCTTCCAGTTTAGCTTCAGCAGTTATTTCAACAAAGCGTTGATTGTGGTCAAATCCAAAATGCAATTTCAAGGTTGTGTAAGGCAAAAAGTCTTTGGCTATTTCGGGCCATTCAATTACCGTAATGCCACTTTCCAGCATATCCAGAAGTCCCAAATCCAGCAATTCATCTTCTGCTTTAAGGCGGTATAAATCCAAATGATATAGTGGATATCTGCCACAATGGTATTCTTTAAAAAGCACAAATGATGGACTATCAATATCTTCAGATATACCCAAAAATGAACCAAGAGCTTTTACGAAAAAGGTTTTGCCGCTTCCCAATTCGCCGGATAAGGTTACAATAGAGCCGGGACCCAAAAGCGGGGCTATGTAATGCGCTAGATCTATAGTATCTTGTTCGGTTTTCAAATCTATTCTATTACTCATGATATTCTCCTTGCACTGGATAAACAAAGAACCCAAGAAGCAGCACTAAACAACC
The window above is part of the Candidatus Cloacimonadota bacterium genome. Proteins encoded here:
- the tsaE gene encoding tRNA (adenosine(37)-N6)-threonylcarbamoyltransferase complex ATPase subunit type 1 TsaE, translated to MSNRIDLKTEQDTIDLAHYIAPLLGPGSIVTLSGELGSGKTFFVKALGSFLGISEDIDSPSFVLFKEYHCGRYPLYHLDLYRLKAEDELLDLGLLDMLESGITVIEWPEIAKDFLPYTTLKLHFGFDHNQRFVEITAEAKLEEYFNK